TGGTGTCATCGACTTCGATCCCGCGCACACAGCGCAGCGCCTGACCGATGATGTCGTTCCCGAGGATCAAGCTCTCGTGGCAAAAGCCGAGCAGGGATGCGTGCATCCCGGCGGATTCATAGACCATGTTGAGACCTGACAGACCGGCGATCACATTCGAGCACATCTGCTCCCAACCGGCCTGCATGTCGGGCAATTTGCTGTCAGCGATACCGGCGGCGGCACCACCGGGCAGGCCATAGAATTTGTGCATCTGAGAGCAGCCCGCGGTGAGCAGCGCCTGTTCGCCGGACCCACCCGTCATCGCACCAGAGCGCAGGTCGAGGCCGAAAGGCCATGTGCCAAAGATCGCGGGATGCCCCGGCGAGATGGCATTGACATAGACAACACCGGCAAGGCATTCGGCGACCGCCTGAGTGATGGCGCCCGCGATGGTAGAGGGCGCGGTGGCCCCGGCCATGCCCGCAGAGAGCAACAGCACGGGCATGCCACCTGCGATGACCTTTTCCATCACAAGACAGCTTTCGGTGGCGAATTTTAAGGGCGGCACAACGAAACAGTTGGAGTTTGACACGAAGGGGCGCGCGCGCCATTCGGCCTCTCCGCCCGCGATCATATGCAGCATCTCAAGCGCGTCATCGACAAAATCGGGTTCGGTAAAGGACACGCCGACATGTTTGGTTGTCCCCGAACAACAGGCATAAATCGAGTTGAGGTCGAGTTCGCGGCTGTCGGTTATGTCTCGGCACACCATTGGGCGTTGCAGGAAGTGGATATTGTCGAGCTGGTCGACGATGCGGGCGGCGTCATGCAAGTCTTGCACCGTGCTTTCGCGATAGGCGCGCCCTTGGACATCGACCATGTGAACGGCCGCGCCAGCCGTGCCATAGTGCACGCGGTTGCCCGAGAGGGTGAGGTCGTTTTTGCCATCGCGGCTATTGAGATTTACCTCTTTGGCGGCCAGCGCGAGCATGTCTTCGACGAGGGCGCGGGGGAAGCGGAGACGACCATCGTCACCCATGATCGCTCCCGCGCGGGTCATGATGTCTATGCCAGAGG
This genomic window from Rhodobacteraceae bacterium D3-12 contains:
- a CDS encoding trimethylamine methyltransferase family protein; translated protein: MNAPLKRRAGGRNARHAARSAPLSEAVRPIRPGMEGGRFKPLTDTDMARIHETALRALEEIGLVDAPASGIDIMTRAGAIMGDDGRLRFPRALVEDMLALAAKEVNLNSRDGKNDLTLSGNRVHYGTAGAAVHMVDVQGRAYRESTVQDLHDAARIVDQLDNIHFLQRPMVCRDITDSRELDLNSIYACCSGTTKHVGVSFTEPDFVDDALEMLHMIAGGEAEWRARPFVSNSNCFVVPPLKFATESCLVMEKVIAGGMPVLLLSAGMAGATAPSTIAGAITQAVAECLAGVVYVNAISPGHPAIFGTWPFGLDLRSGAMTGGSGEQALLTAGCSQMHKFYGLPGGAAAGIADSKLPDMQAGWEQMCSNVIAGLSGLNMVYESAGMHASLLGFCHESLILGNDIIGQALRCVRGIEVDDTTLALEQMRSVCMGGPGHYLGTAETLGRMQSDHVYPALGDRTSPKEWDEIGKPDLNEKATARKEAILAELSGALFAPDLDAALRARFNIHLPR